One part of the Salinivirga cyanobacteriivorans genome encodes these proteins:
- a CDS encoding helix-turn-helix domain-containing protein gives MTTILIIGIFEALFLGILVLTKRQKAVPDYFLAVLLFVMGFTIVASYIEQYNIVNNYPYPFFIHVSPPLIFLHGPLLWFYIKSFTTVKFKFKPHYLLHFAPFLLAFILMWVSTYSMPAENRIAEMQSENFKANPIYPVMVNGIALFTQGYFIWGLLLISRYRKKIRNYYSKVENIDLSWLKFILVAAIIAYAINSLLFLGDYFLNLLNFQVLQLSTFIVGSLFILTMGFYGLRQTNVFYSVNQPGINVEKQAHADNQQPLQTKDEAFVHQLLEYMNIEKPYLKPDLTLKELSHQLNVSPDYFSGILNRNLHMRFFDFVNQFRVEAFKDACQDKAKQNFSIIAIAYDCGFNSKATFNRVFKNMTGYTPGAYQKKAQ, from the coding sequence ATGACTACAATTTTAATTATTGGGATTTTTGAAGCATTGTTTTTAGGCATTTTGGTGCTTACAAAAAGACAAAAAGCTGTGCCCGACTATTTTTTAGCTGTTTTGTTATTTGTAATGGGTTTTACTATTGTGGCCTCTTATATTGAACAATACAATATTGTCAATAATTATCCATATCCATTTTTTATTCATGTTTCTCCACCTTTGATTTTTTTGCACGGCCCCCTGTTGTGGTTTTATATTAAGTCTTTTACAACCGTAAAGTTTAAATTTAAACCCCATTATTTGTTGCATTTTGCGCCTTTTCTTTTGGCTTTTATATTAATGTGGGTTTCAACCTATTCTATGCCCGCTGAAAATCGTATTGCAGAAATGCAAAGCGAAAATTTTAAAGCCAATCCGATTTATCCTGTTATGGTAAACGGAATTGCGCTTTTTACACAGGGTTATTTTATATGGGGGTTATTGCTAATTAGCCGTTACCGAAAGAAAATCAGAAATTATTATTCGAAAGTAGAAAATATAGATTTAAGCTGGTTGAAGTTTATTTTAGTGGCAGCTATTATTGCCTATGCAATAAATAGCTTGCTGTTTCTGGGCGATTACTTCTTAAATTTGTTGAATTTCCAGGTATTGCAGCTATCAACTTTTATAGTGGGATCGTTATTTATTCTGACCATGGGTTTTTATGGGTTGCGCCAAACCAACGTGTTTTACAGCGTGAACCAACCAGGGATAAATGTCGAAAAACAAGCTCATGCTGATAACCAGCAGCCACTGCAGACTAAAGATGAGGCTTTCGTTCATCAACTACTTGAATACATGAATATAGAAAAGCCTTACCTGAAGCCCGACTTAACCTTAAAGGAGCTCAGTCATCAGCTTAATGTTTCGCCAGACTATTTTTCAGGTATACTGAACCGTAATTTACACATGCGTTTTTTCGATTTTGTTAATCAATTTCGAGTAGAGGCATTTAAAGATGCATGTCAGGACAAGGCAAAGCAAAATTTCTCAATAATTGCCATTGCCTATGATTGTGGTTTTAATTCCAAAGCTACTTTTAATCGTGTTTTTAAAAATATGACCGGCTATACCCCCGGTGCCTATCAAAAAAAAGCGCAATGA